One genomic window of Glycine max cultivar Williams 82 chromosome 16, Glycine_max_v4.0, whole genome shotgun sequence includes the following:
- the LOC102660655 gene encoding uncharacterized protein isoform X3 — MAADQRRKRVNGANIAGYGSREQHRIKRKNLGLVQNDLNMRPHISVEWDDNHKKVVAKREQIGISWRQMKPFINSVSNDHKILADVFSVPQEIFDLDNLSEVLSFEVWKTHLSENERNLLMNFLPCGFEPHQVVEELLTGINFNFGNPFSKWGASLCLGGLHPDMIVDQEQHLKTERREYHSHIHNYHNDMIGFLSKLKKSWQSCKDPEKEIAQKIWRSKHVEKRMPSKVIESRVYDHDGNVTGTSDSCSWDAEEKACSSDNQISSLRKDNKLQRRVLEKGIFKGKSQNLMDSLDNMPNVAEKPKTGDKLPKRSIHSSDSDKYMSCIKISRQQHELVKNMKQSGKSIQSRSLNRVLGNLEKIHVQPYNIFVKEEQKKLQEHWLLLVNKDLPVAYVNWTERQIQRHAVRNSLVAEMKDKSIPLIEGVNTGSELKDQVDVNSGSELKDHDDVNSGSELQDHDEEVNSGSELQDQDEDNISSGDKLKDQNEDNMSSEGELQDQNDDNLSSGSELQDQGEDNVNSGDELQDQVKDGGLSDQSDLKDDDDSISRSPENQSQHNSDVSGDNEFNQMSVDSEKNILLSKSTNNTSSGSGDHEFNQMSVDSEKNLLSKSNNTSSNKDEYSVHMNTQDVSIDEGAPFTSSGDVWQGVEMPHSYYDSAVTHEYAASGLSLANPQVSQEQPTRMIDLEADLRREETGKELLSRQLDNGTFSSYQSQDRSVLLQSLFKGEGLLPYHHDQKEAELDFQTSNNVMMGGGQFSSHFKEPLQTSLTLDQGRRRATEVYMPENMSENIYSDEGRYLIPRQDPLIPRQDPLIPTQDPLIPRQDPLIPRQDPLVPRQDPLAAVNMTDWAANNARIAGPSQSHLNTGDFIGHHWFPADHQVRGGGWNGSDGGGLSNQSLGPGASSDQSLFSILSECDQLHSGTPRVNTVAPPASRPLDYFTGREAPSGLVPDDMAWMSLPRQNSSIHDQMGKPYLRSWNR, encoded by the exons ATGGCTGCTGATCAGAGGAGAAAACGAGTAAATGGTGCAAACATTGCTGGTTATGGTTCTAGAGAGCAACACAGGatcaaaagaaagaatttgGGATTAGTTCAAAATGATTTGAACATGAGACCTCACATCTCTGTTGAGTGGGATGATAATCACAAAAAGGTTGTTGCTAAGCGGGAACAAATTGGCATCAGTTGGAGACAAATGAAGCCATTTATCAATTCGGTTTCTAATGATCACAAAATCTTGGCAGATGTGTTTTCAGTGCCTCAAGAAATTTTTGACTTGGATAATTTAAGTGAAGTTCTTTCGTTTGAG GTTTGGAAGACCCATCTTTCAGAAAATGAGAGAAACCTTCTTATGAATTTCCTCCCTTGTGGCTTTGAGCCACATCAAGTTGTGGAAGAACTACTTACCGGGATTAACTTTAACTTTGGAAATCCCTTCTCGAAATG GGGTGCTTCGCTTTGTTTAGGTGGTCTTCATCCAGATATGATTGTTGATCAGGAACAGCATCTTAAGACTGAGAGGAGAGAATACCACTCACACATACATAATTATCACAACGA tATGATAGGATTTCTATCTAAGTTGAAGAAGAGCTGGCAAAGCTGTAAAGATCCAGAAAAGGAGATTGCGCAAAAGATATGGAG GTCAAAACATGTAGAGAAAAGAATGCCCTCAAAAGTGATTGAATCTAGAGTCTATGATCATGATGGGAATGTTACAGGGACATCTGATTCATGCTCCTGGGATGCAGAGGAGAAAGCATGTAGTAGCGACAACCAAATTTCCTCACTGAGAAAAGACAATAAACTTCAAAGAAG GGTGCTTGAAAAGGGCATTTTTAAAGGTAAATCCCAAAATTTGATGGATTCTTTGGACAACATGCCTAATGTGGCAGAAAAGCCGAAGACAGGAGACAAACTGCCTAAGCGTAGCATTCATTCTAGTGATAGTGATAAATACATGTCATGTATCAAG ATTAGTAGGCAGCAGCATGAGCTTGTTAAGAATATGAAGCAGTCTGGTAAAAGCATCCAATCTAGGTCCCTTAACCGGGTTTTGGGTAACCttgaaaaaattcatgtgcAACCATACAATATATTTGTCAAAGAAGAACAGAAGAAGTTGCAGGAGCATTG GTTGCTATTAGTAAACAAAGACCTCCCTGTGGCTTATGTAAATTGGACAGAGAGACAGATACAGAGACATGCCGTGAGAAATTCTTTGGTGGCAGAGATGAAGGATAAATCAATTCCTCTCATAGAG GGAGTGAACACAGGGAGTGAACTTAAGGATCAGGTTGATGTGAACTCAGGGAGTGAACTTaaggatcatgatgatgtgaACTCGGGGAGTGAACTTCAGGATCATGATGAGGAGGTGAACTCAGGGAGTGAACTTCAGGATCAGGATGAGGACAATATTAGCTCAGGGGACAAGCTGAAGGATCAGAATGAGGATAACATGAGTTCAGAAGGTGAGCTTCAGGATCAGAATGATGATAATCTGAGCTCAGGGAGCGAACTTCAGGATCAGGGTGAGGATAATGTCAACTCGGGTGATGAGCTTCAGGATCAGGTGAAGGATGGAGGTCTGAGTGATCAGTCTGATTtgaaagatgatgatgattctatTTCTAGGTCCCCCGAGAACCAGTCCCAGCACAATTCTGATGTTAGTGGTGATAATGAGTTCAACCAAATGAGTGTGGATTCAGAAAAGAATATTCTTTTATCAAAATCAACAAATAATACTTCGTCGGGTAGTGGTGATCATGAATTCAACCAAATGAGTGTGGATTCAGAAAAGAAtcttttatcaaaatcaaataatactTCATCGAATAAAGATGAGTATTCAGTGCATATGAACACTCAGGATGTTTCTATTGATGAAGGAGCACCTTTCACTTCCAGTGGTGATGTCTGGCAAGGAGTTGAAATGCCACATTCATACTATGATTCTGCTGTGACCCACGAGTACGCAGCCAGTGGGTTATCACTGGCTAATCCTCAAGTCAGTCAAGAGCAGCCAACTCGTATGATTGATCTTGAAGCTGATTTGCGTCGAGAAGAGACAGGCAAAGAGTTGTTAAGTAGGCAATTAGATAATGGAACCTTCAGTTCATACCAAAGCCAGGATCGAAGTGTCTTACTTCAATCACTCTTCAAAGGAGAGGGATTGTTACCTTATCATCATGATCAGAAAGAAGCTGAGTTAGATTTCCAAACTTCAAACAATGTTATGATGGGGGGTGGCCAATTTTCCAGTCATTTCAAGGAGCCATTGCAAACGTCGCTGACATTGGACCAGGGGCGAAGGAGAGCTACTGAGGTTTACATGCCAGAAAACATGTCAGAGAATATTTATTCGGATGAAGGAAGGTATTTAATCCCCAGACAAGATCCATTGATCCCCAGGCAAGATCCATTGATCCCCACGCAAGATCCATTGATCCCCAGGCAAGATCCTTTGATCCCCAGGCAAGATCCATTGGTCCCCAGGCAAGATCCTTTGGCTGCAGTAAATATGACTGATTGGGCTGCTAATAATGCTCGCATAGCAGGGCCTTCCCAATCTCACTTAAATACTGGAGATTTTATTGGTCATCATTGGTTTCCTGCTGATCATCAAGTTCGTGGTGGTGGCTGGAATGGATCTGATGGTGGTGGTCTTTCAAATCAAAGTCTTGGCCCTGGAGCAAGCTCTGATCAGAGTTTATTTAGTATTCTGTCAGAGTGTGACCAATTGCATTCAG GTACACCAAGGGTGAACACGGTTGCACCACCGGCTTCTCGTCCATTAGATTACTTCACTGGACGTGAAGCACCTAGTGGCCTGGTGCCTGATGATATGGCATGGATGAGCTTGCCACGTCAGAATTCTTCAATACATGACCAAATGGGAAAGCCATACTTAAGGTCATGGAACCGGTAA
- the LOC102660655 gene encoding uncharacterized protein isoform X2: MAADQRRKRVNGANIAGYGSREQHRIKRKNLGLVQNDLNMRPHISVEWDDNHKKVVAKREQIGISWRQMKPFINSVSNDHKILADVFSVPQEIFDLDNLSEVLSFEVWKTHLSENERNLLMNFLPCGFEPHQVVEELLTGINFNFGNPFSKWGASLCLGGLHPDMIVDQEQHLKTERREYHSHIHNYHNDMIGFLSKLKKSWQSCKDPEKEIAQKIWRSKHVEKRMPSKVIESRVYDHDGNVTGTSDSCSWDAEEKACSSDNQISSLRKDNKLQRRVLEKGIFKGKSQNLMDSLDNMPNVAEKPKTGDKLPKRSIHSSDSDKYMSCIKISRQQHELVKNMKQSGKSIQSRSLNRVLGNLEKIHVQPYNIFVKEEQKKLQEHWLLLVNKDLPVAYVNWTERQIQRHAVRNSLVAEMKDKSIPLIEGVNTGSELKDQVDVNSGSELKDHDDVNSGSELQDHDEEVNSGSELQDQDEDNISSGDKLKDQNEDNMSSEGELQDQNDDNLSSGSELQDQGEDNVNSGDELQDQVKDGGLSDQSDLKDDDDSISRSPENQSQHNSDVSGDNEFNQMSVDSEKNILLSKSTNNTSSGSGDHEFNQMSVDSEKNLLSKSNNTSSNKDEYSVHMNTQDVSIDEGAPFTSSGDVWQGVEMPHSYYDSAVTHEYAASGLSLANPQVSQEQPTRMIDLEADLRREETGKELLSRQLDNGTFSSYQSQDRSVLLQSLFKGEGLLPYHHDQKEAELDFQTSNNVMMGGGQFSSHFKEPLQTSLTLDQGRRRATEVYMPENMSENIYSDEGRYLIPRQDPLIPRQDPLIPTQDPLIPRQDPLIPRQDPLVPRQDPLAAVNMTDWAANNARIAGPSQSHLNTGDFIGHHWFPADHQVRGGGWNGSDGGGLSNQSLGPGASSDQSLFSILSECDQLHSDAGTPRVNTVAPPASRPLDYFTGREAPSGLVPDDMAWMSLPRQNSSIHDQMGKPYLRSWNR; the protein is encoded by the exons ATGGCTGCTGATCAGAGGAGAAAACGAGTAAATGGTGCAAACATTGCTGGTTATGGTTCTAGAGAGCAACACAGGatcaaaagaaagaatttgGGATTAGTTCAAAATGATTTGAACATGAGACCTCACATCTCTGTTGAGTGGGATGATAATCACAAAAAGGTTGTTGCTAAGCGGGAACAAATTGGCATCAGTTGGAGACAAATGAAGCCATTTATCAATTCGGTTTCTAATGATCACAAAATCTTGGCAGATGTGTTTTCAGTGCCTCAAGAAATTTTTGACTTGGATAATTTAAGTGAAGTTCTTTCGTTTGAG GTTTGGAAGACCCATCTTTCAGAAAATGAGAGAAACCTTCTTATGAATTTCCTCCCTTGTGGCTTTGAGCCACATCAAGTTGTGGAAGAACTACTTACCGGGATTAACTTTAACTTTGGAAATCCCTTCTCGAAATG GGGTGCTTCGCTTTGTTTAGGTGGTCTTCATCCAGATATGATTGTTGATCAGGAACAGCATCTTAAGACTGAGAGGAGAGAATACCACTCACACATACATAATTATCACAACGA tATGATAGGATTTCTATCTAAGTTGAAGAAGAGCTGGCAAAGCTGTAAAGATCCAGAAAAGGAGATTGCGCAAAAGATATGGAG GTCAAAACATGTAGAGAAAAGAATGCCCTCAAAAGTGATTGAATCTAGAGTCTATGATCATGATGGGAATGTTACAGGGACATCTGATTCATGCTCCTGGGATGCAGAGGAGAAAGCATGTAGTAGCGACAACCAAATTTCCTCACTGAGAAAAGACAATAAACTTCAAAGAAG GGTGCTTGAAAAGGGCATTTTTAAAGGTAAATCCCAAAATTTGATGGATTCTTTGGACAACATGCCTAATGTGGCAGAAAAGCCGAAGACAGGAGACAAACTGCCTAAGCGTAGCATTCATTCTAGTGATAGTGATAAATACATGTCATGTATCAAG ATTAGTAGGCAGCAGCATGAGCTTGTTAAGAATATGAAGCAGTCTGGTAAAAGCATCCAATCTAGGTCCCTTAACCGGGTTTTGGGTAACCttgaaaaaattcatgtgcAACCATACAATATATTTGTCAAAGAAGAACAGAAGAAGTTGCAGGAGCATTG GTTGCTATTAGTAAACAAAGACCTCCCTGTGGCTTATGTAAATTGGACAGAGAGACAGATACAGAGACATGCCGTGAGAAATTCTTTGGTGGCAGAGATGAAGGATAAATCAATTCCTCTCATAGAG GGAGTGAACACAGGGAGTGAACTTAAGGATCAGGTTGATGTGAACTCAGGGAGTGAACTTaaggatcatgatgatgtgaACTCGGGGAGTGAACTTCAGGATCATGATGAGGAGGTGAACTCAGGGAGTGAACTTCAGGATCAGGATGAGGACAATATTAGCTCAGGGGACAAGCTGAAGGATCAGAATGAGGATAACATGAGTTCAGAAGGTGAGCTTCAGGATCAGAATGATGATAATCTGAGCTCAGGGAGCGAACTTCAGGATCAGGGTGAGGATAATGTCAACTCGGGTGATGAGCTTCAGGATCAGGTGAAGGATGGAGGTCTGAGTGATCAGTCTGATTtgaaagatgatgatgattctatTTCTAGGTCCCCCGAGAACCAGTCCCAGCACAATTCTGATGTTAGTGGTGATAATGAGTTCAACCAAATGAGTGTGGATTCAGAAAAGAATATTCTTTTATCAAAATCAACAAATAATACTTCGTCGGGTAGTGGTGATCATGAATTCAACCAAATGAGTGTGGATTCAGAAAAGAAtcttttatcaaaatcaaataatactTCATCGAATAAAGATGAGTATTCAGTGCATATGAACACTCAGGATGTTTCTATTGATGAAGGAGCACCTTTCACTTCCAGTGGTGATGTCTGGCAAGGAGTTGAAATGCCACATTCATACTATGATTCTGCTGTGACCCACGAGTACGCAGCCAGTGGGTTATCACTGGCTAATCCTCAAGTCAGTCAAGAGCAGCCAACTCGTATGATTGATCTTGAAGCTGATTTGCGTCGAGAAGAGACAGGCAAAGAGTTGTTAAGTAGGCAATTAGATAATGGAACCTTCAGTTCATACCAAAGCCAGGATCGAAGTGTCTTACTTCAATCACTCTTCAAAGGAGAGGGATTGTTACCTTATCATCATGATCAGAAAGAAGCTGAGTTAGATTTCCAAACTTCAAACAATGTTATGATGGGGGGTGGCCAATTTTCCAGTCATTTCAAGGAGCCATTGCAAACGTCGCTGACATTGGACCAGGGGCGAAGGAGAGCTACTGAGGTTTACATGCCAGAAAACATGTCAGAGAATATTTATTCGGATGAAGGAAGGTATTTAATCCCCAGACAAGATCCATTGATCCCCAGGCAAGATCCATTGATCCCCACGCAAGATCCATTGATCCCCAGGCAAGATCCTTTGATCCCCAGGCAAGATCCATTGGTCCCCAGGCAAGATCCTTTGGCTGCAGTAAATATGACTGATTGGGCTGCTAATAATGCTCGCATAGCAGGGCCTTCCCAATCTCACTTAAATACTGGAGATTTTATTGGTCATCATTGGTTTCCTGCTGATCATCAAGTTCGTGGTGGTGGCTGGAATGGATCTGATGGTGGTGGTCTTTCAAATCAAAGTCTTGGCCCTGGAGCAAGCTCTGATCAGAGTTTATTTAGTATTCTGTCAGAGTGTGACCAATTGCATTCAG ATGCAGGTACACCAAGGGTGAACACGGTTGCACCACCGGCTTCTCGTCCATTAGATTACTTCACTGGACGTGAAGCACCTAGTGGCCTGGTGCCTGATGATATGGCATGGATGAGCTTGCCACGTCAGAATTCTTCAATACATGACCAAATGGGAAAGCCATACTTAAGGTCATGGAACCGGTAA
- the LOC102660655 gene encoding uncharacterized protein isoform X1 yields MAADQRRKRVNGANIAGYGSREQHRIKRKNLGLVQNDLNMRPHISVEWDDNHKKVVAKREQIGISWRQMKPFINSVSNDHKILADVFSVPQEIFDLDNLSEVLSFEVWKTHLSENERNLLMNFLPCGFEPHQVVEELLTGINFNFGNPFSKWGASLCLGGLHPDMIVDQEQHLKTERREYHSHIHNYHNDMIGFLSKLKKSWQSCKDPEKEIAQKIWRSKHVEKRMPSKVIESRVYDHDGNVTGTSDSCSWDAEEKACSSDNQISSLRKDNKLQRRVLEKGIFKGKSQNLMDSLDNMPNVAEKPKTGDKLPKRSIHSSDSDKYMSCIKISRQQHELVKNMKQSGKSIQSRSLNRVLGNLEKIHVQPYNIFVKEEQKKLQEHWLLLVNKDLPVAYVNWTERQIQRHAVRNSLVAEMKDKSIPLIEGVNTGSELKDQVDVNSGSELKDHDDVNSGSELQDHDEEVNSGSELQDQDEDNISSGDKLKDQNEDNMSSEGELQDQNDDNLSSGSELQDQGEDNVNSGDELQDQVKDGGLSDQSDLKDDDDSISRSPENQSQHNSDVSGDNEFNQMSVDSEKNILLSKSTNNTSSGSGDHEFNQMSVDSEKNLLSKSNNTSSNKDEYSVHMNTQDVSIDEGAPFTSSGDVWQGVEMPHSYYDSAVTHEYAASGLSLANPQVSQEQPTRMIDLEADLRREETGKELLSRQLDNGTFSSYQSQDRSVLLQSLFKGEGLLPYHHDQKEAELDFQTSNNVMMGGGQFSSHFKEPLQTSLTLDQGRRRATEVYMPENMSENIYSDEGRYLIPRQDPLIPRQDPLIPTQDPLIPRQDPLIPRQDPLVPRQDPLAAVNMTDWAANNARIAGPSQSHLNTGDFIGHHWFPADHQVRGGGWNGSDGGGLSNQSLGPGASSDQSLFSILSECDQLHSGSLYDSVRNTDQFLAPRTYGLVDAGTPRVNTVAPPASRPLDYFTGREAPSGLVPDDMAWMSLPRQNSSIHDQMGKPYLRSWNR; encoded by the exons ATGGCTGCTGATCAGAGGAGAAAACGAGTAAATGGTGCAAACATTGCTGGTTATGGTTCTAGAGAGCAACACAGGatcaaaagaaagaatttgGGATTAGTTCAAAATGATTTGAACATGAGACCTCACATCTCTGTTGAGTGGGATGATAATCACAAAAAGGTTGTTGCTAAGCGGGAACAAATTGGCATCAGTTGGAGACAAATGAAGCCATTTATCAATTCGGTTTCTAATGATCACAAAATCTTGGCAGATGTGTTTTCAGTGCCTCAAGAAATTTTTGACTTGGATAATTTAAGTGAAGTTCTTTCGTTTGAG GTTTGGAAGACCCATCTTTCAGAAAATGAGAGAAACCTTCTTATGAATTTCCTCCCTTGTGGCTTTGAGCCACATCAAGTTGTGGAAGAACTACTTACCGGGATTAACTTTAACTTTGGAAATCCCTTCTCGAAATG GGGTGCTTCGCTTTGTTTAGGTGGTCTTCATCCAGATATGATTGTTGATCAGGAACAGCATCTTAAGACTGAGAGGAGAGAATACCACTCACACATACATAATTATCACAACGA tATGATAGGATTTCTATCTAAGTTGAAGAAGAGCTGGCAAAGCTGTAAAGATCCAGAAAAGGAGATTGCGCAAAAGATATGGAG GTCAAAACATGTAGAGAAAAGAATGCCCTCAAAAGTGATTGAATCTAGAGTCTATGATCATGATGGGAATGTTACAGGGACATCTGATTCATGCTCCTGGGATGCAGAGGAGAAAGCATGTAGTAGCGACAACCAAATTTCCTCACTGAGAAAAGACAATAAACTTCAAAGAAG GGTGCTTGAAAAGGGCATTTTTAAAGGTAAATCCCAAAATTTGATGGATTCTTTGGACAACATGCCTAATGTGGCAGAAAAGCCGAAGACAGGAGACAAACTGCCTAAGCGTAGCATTCATTCTAGTGATAGTGATAAATACATGTCATGTATCAAG ATTAGTAGGCAGCAGCATGAGCTTGTTAAGAATATGAAGCAGTCTGGTAAAAGCATCCAATCTAGGTCCCTTAACCGGGTTTTGGGTAACCttgaaaaaattcatgtgcAACCATACAATATATTTGTCAAAGAAGAACAGAAGAAGTTGCAGGAGCATTG GTTGCTATTAGTAAACAAAGACCTCCCTGTGGCTTATGTAAATTGGACAGAGAGACAGATACAGAGACATGCCGTGAGAAATTCTTTGGTGGCAGAGATGAAGGATAAATCAATTCCTCTCATAGAG GGAGTGAACACAGGGAGTGAACTTAAGGATCAGGTTGATGTGAACTCAGGGAGTGAACTTaaggatcatgatgatgtgaACTCGGGGAGTGAACTTCAGGATCATGATGAGGAGGTGAACTCAGGGAGTGAACTTCAGGATCAGGATGAGGACAATATTAGCTCAGGGGACAAGCTGAAGGATCAGAATGAGGATAACATGAGTTCAGAAGGTGAGCTTCAGGATCAGAATGATGATAATCTGAGCTCAGGGAGCGAACTTCAGGATCAGGGTGAGGATAATGTCAACTCGGGTGATGAGCTTCAGGATCAGGTGAAGGATGGAGGTCTGAGTGATCAGTCTGATTtgaaagatgatgatgattctatTTCTAGGTCCCCCGAGAACCAGTCCCAGCACAATTCTGATGTTAGTGGTGATAATGAGTTCAACCAAATGAGTGTGGATTCAGAAAAGAATATTCTTTTATCAAAATCAACAAATAATACTTCGTCGGGTAGTGGTGATCATGAATTCAACCAAATGAGTGTGGATTCAGAAAAGAAtcttttatcaaaatcaaataatactTCATCGAATAAAGATGAGTATTCAGTGCATATGAACACTCAGGATGTTTCTATTGATGAAGGAGCACCTTTCACTTCCAGTGGTGATGTCTGGCAAGGAGTTGAAATGCCACATTCATACTATGATTCTGCTGTGACCCACGAGTACGCAGCCAGTGGGTTATCACTGGCTAATCCTCAAGTCAGTCAAGAGCAGCCAACTCGTATGATTGATCTTGAAGCTGATTTGCGTCGAGAAGAGACAGGCAAAGAGTTGTTAAGTAGGCAATTAGATAATGGAACCTTCAGTTCATACCAAAGCCAGGATCGAAGTGTCTTACTTCAATCACTCTTCAAAGGAGAGGGATTGTTACCTTATCATCATGATCAGAAAGAAGCTGAGTTAGATTTCCAAACTTCAAACAATGTTATGATGGGGGGTGGCCAATTTTCCAGTCATTTCAAGGAGCCATTGCAAACGTCGCTGACATTGGACCAGGGGCGAAGGAGAGCTACTGAGGTTTACATGCCAGAAAACATGTCAGAGAATATTTATTCGGATGAAGGAAGGTATTTAATCCCCAGACAAGATCCATTGATCCCCAGGCAAGATCCATTGATCCCCACGCAAGATCCATTGATCCCCAGGCAAGATCCTTTGATCCCCAGGCAAGATCCATTGGTCCCCAGGCAAGATCCTTTGGCTGCAGTAAATATGACTGATTGGGCTGCTAATAATGCTCGCATAGCAGGGCCTTCCCAATCTCACTTAAATACTGGAGATTTTATTGGTCATCATTGGTTTCCTGCTGATCATCAAGTTCGTGGTGGTGGCTGGAATGGATCTGATGGTGGTGGTCTTTCAAATCAAAGTCTTGGCCCTGGAGCAAGCTCTGATCAGAGTTTATTTAGTATTCTGTCAGAGTGTGACCAATTGCATTCAGGTAGCCTTTATGATTCAGTTAGAAATACTGACCAGTTTCTTGCACCCAGAACTTATGGATTAGTAGATGCAGGTACACCAAGGGTGAACACGGTTGCACCACCGGCTTCTCGTCCATTAGATTACTTCACTGGACGTGAAGCACCTAGTGGCCTGGTGCCTGATGATATGGCATGGATGAGCTTGCCACGTCAGAATTCTTCAATACATGACCAAATGGGAAAGCCATACTTAAGGTCATGGAACCGGTAA